Below is a window of Candidatus Micrarchaeia archaeon DNA.
TATCCTGAGCGAAAGCGCGATGGTGGCGCGCTCGCCTCCGCTGGCAAGCTCAGCCGGCCTCCACGAGCCGTCGGAAATCTCGAATTTGTAACCGGATTCGTCGGCAATCATGCGCAGGCCCTTGTAATCCGCGTAGGGATAGATGATTGCCCATATCTCGTTCATCGCGGAATTCAGCGCGGCCACCACCTCGGTCCTGAGCTCGGCTTGGGTTTCCACGAGCGCGTTCCTGTAAATTGACATTTCCTCGCACTCGCGCTCGAGCTTCGAAACCTGGCGCGCGATGGATTCCAAATCCTCGGCTTCGGAGGACGCGGACTTTAGGAGTTCGGCGCAGCTTCTGTGCTCGGACCTTGCAGATGCTAGGGATATCGCGAGCTTGTCGCCTTCGTTCCTGGCTGATTCGAACGATGTTCTGGCGGATTCGAACTCGGTTTCTCCGAAGCCCAGGGACTTGAGTTCGCCCTCGTGCCTGGCGAGCGAGGATTGCAGCTCCGCGAGCTTCTTCGCCTTCGCAAGGGCGTCTTCGAGCTGCGAGCGCGCATCGCGCGCTTTCTGCAATTCTGTTGAAATAGAATCCACGGATTTTCTTTTCGCTTCGAGCTGGGTTCCCAGGGAAGAGAGGCTTGCGCGCGCAGCGGCCGCCGTTTCCCCAAGGCTTCCGGATTCGGAAATCTGTTTTTCAAGCATGCGCGCCCGCTCCGAGAGGTTCTGGATTCTGCGCAACGCTGCGTCCAGCCCGGATTTCGCCCTGGACTTGGATTCCTTATCTGAGGA
It encodes the following:
- a CDS encoding AAA family ATPase, which encodes VLEATSVSLKKEAVELQSRHTSASKELGSLEGRMELGRSAAAELASATRELKLLLAGKKPAEAEEACKILERELIEISSRAQSISSELRRLEEGVKKLEPGMSKCPVCRSPITPEGMKHVFGECARETASMKEELKCVSSDKESKSRAKSGLDAALRRIQNLSERARMLEKQISESGSLGETAAAARASLSSLGTQLEAKRKSVDSISTELQKARDARSQLEDALAKAKKLAELQSSLARHEGELKSLGFGETEFESARTSFESARNEGDKLAISLASARSEHRSCAELLKSASSEAEDLESIARQVSKLERECEEMSIYRNALVETQAELRTEVVAALNSAMNEIWAIIYPYADYKGLRMIADESGYKFEISDGSWRPAELASGGERATIALSLRIALATVLTPNISMLILDEPTHNLDKEAVGVLARVLQYNLPELIGQAFVITHDEELMGSEFASTYRMRRDKKENGPTMCEEI